A genomic region of Phragmites australis chromosome 2, lpPhrAust1.1, whole genome shotgun sequence contains the following coding sequences:
- the LOC133908690 gene encoding endoribonuclease YBEY, chloroplastic-like yields the protein MARIVSRALPFASRSSLHLPLPPPRRGAALLHSAPAPPLPPPASLLSWRGLTANPEPSLPEPPPPPFAGFLAGMRGFRRGRRGQAAAKRAQPQAAAPPPPPPKESEIKLYARIGVEEDMPDDPEVMNIIEILKLNVPMAMKIALDGLLDSDYNTRDTSISDVGKYEKVEVSVLLCNDNFIQNLSKEWRGEDCIIDMLSMSQYIPDLDVPILMLGDIVISVETAARQAEERGLTLLDEVRVQVVRGLLHLLGFHHETSDESAIEMEKEEQLILKSLRWKGKGLAKSAQDSSKIHTDSLDGQVTNSLKRAGSLRFYRPKFKYIFCDMDGTLLNSKSQVTARNAEALREARSRGVNIVIATGKARPAVIDALSMADLSGRTGIVSESSPGVFLQGLLVYGLEGREIYKRNLDQEVCREALLYSLEHKIPSVAFSQDHCYSMFDHPLVDSLHYIYHEPKAKILSSVDQLLGTAQIQKVLFLETPEGISSALRPYWAKVIEGRAHVVQAQPDMLELVPPATSKGNGVKILLDHLCINPDEVMAIGDGENDIEMLQLASLGVALANGSEKTKAVADVIGANNDEDGVAQAIYEYAF from the exons ATGGCGCGCATCGTGTCACGCGCGCTCCCGTTCGCCTCGCGCTCGTCCCTCCACCTCCCGCTCCCGCCGCCCCGTCGCGGCGCGGCGCTACTCCATTCCGCCCCCGCGCCGCCCCTCCCGCCCCCGGCCTCGCTGCTCTCCTGGCGCGGGCTCACGGCCAACCCCGAACCCTCGCTcccggagccgccgccaccgccattcGCGGGGTTCCTCGCTGGAATGCGCGGCTTCCGCAGGGGGCGGCGTGGACAGGCGGCGGCCAAACGGGCGCAGCCGCaggccgccgcgccgcccccgcccccgcccaaGGAGAGCGAGATCAAGCTCTACGCCCGCatcggcgtcgaggaggacatgcccgacgacccagaagtgATG AACATTATAGAAATCCTAAAGTTAAATGTTCCGATGGCGATGAAAATTGCACTTGACGGACTTCTGGATTCTGACTACAACACACGAGATACCTCAATAAGTGATGTTGGCAAGTATGAAAAGGTTGAGGTTTCTGTATTGCTATGCAATGATAACTTCATCCAGAATCTTAGCAAGGAATGGAGAGGCGAGGACTGCATTATTGATATGCTCTCGATGTCACAGTACATTCCAGATCTTGATGTTCCCATT CTAATGTTAGGTGATATAGTAATATCAGTCGAGACAGCTGCAAGGCAAGCTGAGGAGAGAGGCCTTACGCTTCTTGATGAAGTGCGGGTGCAAGTG GTTCGTGGCCTATTACACCTTCTCGGTTTTCATCATGAGACAAGCGATGAGTCTGCCATTGAAATGGAGAAGGAAGAGCAGCTCATTTTAAAAAGCCTAAGGTGGAAAGGAAAAGGTCTTGCTAAGAGTGCTCAGGATTCAAGCAAGATTCATACAGATTCATTGGATG GGCAAGTGACAAATAGTCTAAAGAGAGCTGGCAGCCTAAGATTTTACAgaccaaaattcaaatatatattttgtgatATGGATG GTACACTGCTCAATAGTAAAAGTCAAGTTACAGCAAGGAATGCAGAAGCTCTAAGGGAAGCTAGGTCAAGAGGAGTAAACATAGTTATCGCCACGGGAAAG GCACGTCCTGCTGTAATTGATGCTCTCAGTATGGCTGATTTATCTGGAAGAACCGGCATTGTTTCAGAATCCTCACCTGGTGTATTCCTTCAG GGGTTGTTGGTTTATGGTTTGGAAGGGAGAGAAATTTACAAAAGAAATTTGGATCAAGAAGTATGTAGAGAG GCACTCTTATATTCTTTGGAGCACAAGATACCATCAGTAGCATTTAGTCAGGATCATTGTTATTCTATGTTTGACCACCCTTTGGTTGATTCTCTCCACTATATATACCATGAACCTAAG GCTAAAATATTGTCATCTGTTGATCAGCTTCTAGGAACAGCTCAGATACAG AAAGTGCTGTTCCTTGAAACTCCGGAGGGAATTTCGTCTGCATTGAGACCGTACTGGGCAAAGGTGATAGAGGGAAGAGCCCATGTTGTTCAGGCACAACCTGATATGCTTGAACTTGTACCACCTGCAACTTCGAAGGGCAATGGGGTGAAGATTCTGTTGGACCACCTTTGCATTAATCCGGATGAG GTAATGGCAATTGGAGATGGAGAAAATGACATAGAAATGCTGCAACTAGCTTCATTAGGTGTTGCTCTTGCAAATGGATCTGAGAAGACTAAAGCGGTGGCAGATGTAATCGGCGCCAataatgatgaagatggagttgCACAGGCTATTTATGAATATGCCTTCTAA
- the LOC133908692 gene encoding glucan endo-1,3-beta-glucosidase 13-like isoform X2, protein MARRLVLALPVLLFLLLVGHCRGGKIGVCYGRNADDLPAPDKVAQLIQQQSIKYVRIYDTNIDVIKAFANTGVELMVGVPNSDLLAFAQYQSNVDTWLKNNILPYYPATMITYITVGAEVTESPVNVSALVVPAMRNVHTALKKVGLHKKITISSTHSLGILSRSFPPSAGAFNSSYAHFLKPMLEFLVENQAPFMVDLYPYYAYQNSPSNVSLNYALFSPQSQDVIDPNTGLVYTNMFDAQVDSIFFALMALNFKTLKILVTESGWPNKGAAKETGATPDNAQTYNTNLIRHVVNDSGTPAKPGEEIDVYIFSLFNENRKPGIESERNWGLFFPDQSSIYSLDWTGRGNVDVMTGANITNSNGTWCIASANASETDMQNGLNWACGPGNVDCSAIQPSQPCYQPDTLASHASYAFNSYYQQNGANVVACDFGGAGMRTTKDPSYDTCVYLAAGKMSTTNSTSPPALTDSSPRPLAKCFTPLVSMLAVAIAAVVL, encoded by the exons ATGGCACGGCGGCTTGTACTGGCGCTCCCTGTGCTCCTCTTCTTGCTTCTCGTCG GGCACTGCCGCGGCGGCAAGATTGGCGTCTGCTACGGGCGCAACGCCGACGACCTGCCGGCGCCGGACAAGGTGGCGCAGCTGATCCAGCAGCAGTCCATCAAGTACGTGCGCATCTACGACACCAACATCGACGTCATCAAGGCATTCGCCAACACCGGCGTCGAGCTCATGGTAGGCGTCCCCAACTCTGACCTCCTCGCCTTCGCGCAGTACCAGTCCAACGTCGACACCTGGCTCAAGAACAACATCCTCCCCTACTACCCTGCCACCATGATCACCTACATCACCGTCGGCGCCGAGGTCACCGAGAGCCCCGTCAACGTCTCCGCACTCGTCGTACCGGCCATGCGCAATGTGCACACCGCACTCAAGAAGGTCGGTCTGCACAAGAAGATCACCATCTCCAGTACACACTCGCTCGGGATACTGTCCCGGTCGTTCCCGCCATCCGCCGGGGCGTTCAACAGCAGCTACGCCCACTTCTTGAAGCCTATGCTGGAGTTCCTTGTCGAGAACCAGGCACCGTTCATGGTGGATTTGTACCCCTACTATGCGTACCAGAACTCGCCGAGCAATGTGTCCCTGAACTATGCGCTGTTCTCGCCGCAGTCTCAGGATGTGATTGACCCAAACACTGGACTGGTTTACACAAACATGTTTGACGCGCAGGTCGATTCCATCTTCTTTGCGCTCATGGCTCTGAACTTCAAGACTCTGAAGATCTTGGTCACTGAGTCAGGGTGGCCGAACAAAGGGGCAGCCAAGGAGACCGGAGCGACTCCAGACAATGCTCAGACTTACAATACCAATTTGATACGTCATGTCGTTAATGACAGCGGCACGCCAGCGAAACCTGGGGAAGAAATCGATGTCTACATCTTTTCCTTGTTCAATGAGAACAGGAAACCTGGCATCGAGTCGGAGAGGAACTGGGGACTGTTCTTCCCTGACCAGAGCTCTATCTACAGCCTTGACTGGACTGGCCGAGGCAATGTGGATGTTATGACTGGAGCAAACATCACAAATTCAAATGGGACCTGGTGTATTGCTTCAGCTAATGCATCGGAGACGGATATGCAGAATGGCCTGAACTGGGCATGTGGTCCAGGCAACGTCGATTGTTCTGCTATTCAACCGAGCCAACCCTGCTACCAGCCTGACACTTTGGCTTCCCATGCTTCATATGCATTCAATAGCTATTACCAGCAAAATGGAGCTAACGTTGTGGCCTGTGACTTTGGTGGTGCTGGAATGCGAACGACGAAAGATCCAA GTTATGACACTTGTGTCTACTTGGCTGCCGG TAAGATGAGCACGACAAATTCAACATCTCCTCCAGCTCTGACCGACTCCAGTCCACGACCATTGGCCAAATGCTTCACCCCCTTGGTCTCCATGCTGGCCGTTGCGATAGCTGCAGTGGTACTGTGA
- the LOC133908692 gene encoding glucan endo-1,3-beta-glucosidase 13-like isoform X1: MARRLVLALPVLLFLLLVGHCRGGKIGVCYGRNADDLPAPDKVAQLIQQQSIKYVRIYDTNIDVIKAFANTGVELMVGVPNSDLLAFAQYQSNVDTWLKNNILPYYPATMITYITVGAEVTESPVNVSALVVPAMRNVHTALKKVGLHKKITISSTHSLGILSRSFPPSAGAFNSSYAHFLKPMLEFLVENQAPFMVDLYPYYAYQNSPSNVSLNYALFSPQSQDVIDPNTGLVYTNMFDAQVDSIFFALMALNFKTLKILVTESGWPNKGAAKETGATPDNAQTYNTNLIRHVVNDSGTPAKPGEEIDVYIFSLFNENRKPGIESERNWGLFFPDQSSIYSLDWTGRGNVDVMTGANITNSNGTWCIASANASETDMQNGLNWACGPGNVDCSAIQPSQPCYQPDTLASHASYAFNSYYQQNGANVVACDFGGAGMRTTKDPSYDTCVYLAAGSKMSTTNSTSPPALTDSSPRPLAKCFTPLVSMLAVAIAAVVL; encoded by the exons ATGGCACGGCGGCTTGTACTGGCGCTCCCTGTGCTCCTCTTCTTGCTTCTCGTCG GGCACTGCCGCGGCGGCAAGATTGGCGTCTGCTACGGGCGCAACGCCGACGACCTGCCGGCGCCGGACAAGGTGGCGCAGCTGATCCAGCAGCAGTCCATCAAGTACGTGCGCATCTACGACACCAACATCGACGTCATCAAGGCATTCGCCAACACCGGCGTCGAGCTCATGGTAGGCGTCCCCAACTCTGACCTCCTCGCCTTCGCGCAGTACCAGTCCAACGTCGACACCTGGCTCAAGAACAACATCCTCCCCTACTACCCTGCCACCATGATCACCTACATCACCGTCGGCGCCGAGGTCACCGAGAGCCCCGTCAACGTCTCCGCACTCGTCGTACCGGCCATGCGCAATGTGCACACCGCACTCAAGAAGGTCGGTCTGCACAAGAAGATCACCATCTCCAGTACACACTCGCTCGGGATACTGTCCCGGTCGTTCCCGCCATCCGCCGGGGCGTTCAACAGCAGCTACGCCCACTTCTTGAAGCCTATGCTGGAGTTCCTTGTCGAGAACCAGGCACCGTTCATGGTGGATTTGTACCCCTACTATGCGTACCAGAACTCGCCGAGCAATGTGTCCCTGAACTATGCGCTGTTCTCGCCGCAGTCTCAGGATGTGATTGACCCAAACACTGGACTGGTTTACACAAACATGTTTGACGCGCAGGTCGATTCCATCTTCTTTGCGCTCATGGCTCTGAACTTCAAGACTCTGAAGATCTTGGTCACTGAGTCAGGGTGGCCGAACAAAGGGGCAGCCAAGGAGACCGGAGCGACTCCAGACAATGCTCAGACTTACAATACCAATTTGATACGTCATGTCGTTAATGACAGCGGCACGCCAGCGAAACCTGGGGAAGAAATCGATGTCTACATCTTTTCCTTGTTCAATGAGAACAGGAAACCTGGCATCGAGTCGGAGAGGAACTGGGGACTGTTCTTCCCTGACCAGAGCTCTATCTACAGCCTTGACTGGACTGGCCGAGGCAATGTGGATGTTATGACTGGAGCAAACATCACAAATTCAAATGGGACCTGGTGTATTGCTTCAGCTAATGCATCGGAGACGGATATGCAGAATGGCCTGAACTGGGCATGTGGTCCAGGCAACGTCGATTGTTCTGCTATTCAACCGAGCCAACCCTGCTACCAGCCTGACACTTTGGCTTCCCATGCTTCATATGCATTCAATAGCTATTACCAGCAAAATGGAGCTAACGTTGTGGCCTGTGACTTTGGTGGTGCTGGAATGCGAACGACGAAAGATCCAA GTTATGACACTTGTGTCTACTTGGCTGCCGG CAGTAAGATGAGCACGACAAATTCAACATCTCCTCCAGCTCTGACCGACTCCAGTCCACGACCATTGGCCAAATGCTTCACCCCCTTGGTCTCCATGCTGGCCGTTGCGATAGCTGCAGTGGTACTGTGA
- the LOC133908691 gene encoding protein OXIDATIVE STRESS 3-like, whose product MSRFSSATALPVYREDEDEELFETSSSISGDSEDEEQFSDGEDTGPLEHQFMQQAASSAQQMMQKLNSDSLYDLSSMMAQLPIKKGLSKYYDGKSQSFACMSEVRCLEDLRKKEIPYRKIKPSKSYVALDGEQDCHLPGPNSRAIAKKPSGSSCANLMARNNSTSMLYRPPPIPVNRSGYHQ is encoded by the exons ATGAGCAGGTTCAGCAGCGCTACAGCCCTCCCGGTGTACCGTGAAGATGAAGACGAAGAGTTGTTTGAGACATCATCTTCCATCTCCGGTGACTCCGAAGATGAGGAACAATTCTCAGATGGTGAAGACACCGGACCTCTAGAGCACCAGTTTATGCAGCAGGCGGCTTCCTCGGCGCAGCAGATGATGCAGAAATTGAATTCTGATAGCCTCTACGATCTGTCATCTATGATGGCACAACTACCTATCAA GAAAGGGCTATCCAAATATTATGACGGGAAGTCTCAATCGTTCGCGTGTATGTCTGAGGTGAGATGTCTGGAAGATCTACGCAAGAAAGAGATTCCCTACAGGAAGATCAAACCATCCAAGAGCTATGTAGCACTAGATGGAGAACAGGATTGCCATTTACCTGGTCCTAACAGCAGAGCAATAGCCAAGAAGCCCTCCGGAAGTTCTTGTGCAAATCTGATGGCTCGAAACAACAGCACAAGCATGCTCTACAGACCTCCCCCAATTCCTGTAAACAGAAGTGGATACCATCAGTAG